From the Oleiharenicola lentus genome, one window contains:
- a CDS encoding type II secretion system F family protein, with product MATPATSGKQQSNVRAAQAMAKQKALEKKAKTYKLDLGELSLFTSQLASLLQAGLPLVSCLEALQDQTEDQVFRIVIRDVRNDISTGTSFSAAVKKFPNSFNSLFVSMVEAGEASGGLAEILGKVASYFESTVKLTKKVKSAMTYPIAVIGLAIALVNVLLIFVIPVFAAMFNDFGAKLPAPTQMLIELSNFLKPDMSIPGIVTKISILHLGVLGYIGWIFFNKYTATPNGRRQWHRFLIRAPIFGNLVHKIALSRFCRTYATLMRSGVPILRTLEIVSAASGKVQVEDACVEIAKHVSQGGQVSDIMAANQFFPPMMKHMVKAGETTGNVDGMMNKIADFYDTECDATVAALTSLIEPMLIVFLGVVVGGIVMAMFLPIFQLGAVAGGMQ from the coding sequence ATGGCGACACCTGCTACCTCCGGGAAACAACAATCCAATGTCAGGGCGGCCCAGGCGATGGCCAAGCAGAAGGCCCTCGAGAAGAAAGCGAAGACCTACAAGCTCGACCTCGGGGAGCTCTCCCTCTTCACCAGCCAGCTCGCGTCGCTGCTCCAGGCTGGTCTCCCGCTCGTATCCTGTCTCGAAGCCCTGCAGGACCAGACCGAGGACCAGGTATTCCGCATCGTGATCCGCGATGTGCGCAACGACATCTCGACCGGCACCTCCTTCTCCGCCGCGGTCAAAAAATTTCCCAACTCCTTCAATTCGCTGTTCGTCTCGATGGTTGAGGCCGGTGAAGCGTCGGGCGGTCTGGCCGAAATTCTCGGCAAGGTGGCCAGCTACTTCGAGTCCACCGTCAAGCTCACCAAGAAGGTAAAGTCCGCCATGACTTACCCCATCGCCGTCATCGGCCTGGCGATCGCGCTGGTGAACGTGCTGCTGATCTTCGTGATTCCGGTGTTCGCGGCGATGTTCAACGACTTCGGTGCCAAGCTGCCGGCCCCGACCCAGATGCTCATTGAGCTAAGCAATTTCCTCAAGCCGGACATGAGCATCCCCGGCATCGTTACCAAGATCAGCATCCTCCACCTGGGTGTGCTCGGCTACATCGGCTGGATCTTCTTCAACAAATACACCGCCACGCCCAACGGCCGTCGCCAGTGGCACCGCTTCCTCATCCGGGCCCCCATTTTCGGCAACCTCGTGCACAAGATCGCGCTTTCCCGCTTCTGCCGCACCTACGCCACGCTCATGCGCTCCGGCGTGCCGATCCTGCGCACGCTGGAGATTGTCTCGGCGGCGAGCGGCAAGGTGCAGGTCGAGGATGCCTGCGTCGAGATCGCCAAGCACGTCAGCCAGGGCGGACAGGTTTCCGACATCATGGCGGCCAACCAGTTCTTCCCGCCGATGATGAAGCACATGGTCAAGGCCGGTGAAACCACCGGCAACGTGGACGGCATGATGAACAAGATCGCCGATTTCTACGACACCGAGTGCGACGCCACCGTGGCCGCGCTCACCTCGCTCATCGAGCCCATGCTCATCGTGTTCCTCGGCGTGGTGGTCGGCGGCATCGTCATGGCGATGTTCCTCCCGATCTTCCAGCTGGGCGCGGTTGCGGGCGGCATGCAGTGA
- a CDS encoding sigma-54-dependent transcriptional regulator, with protein MASILIVDDLISIHEMLEAVIQPSGHKTSFATDGEKALVRYKAEKFDLVLCDIDMKPMDGITLLKQLKLYDPGAVVVIMTAYASTESAIQALKHGAFDYLQKPFKVDELMSALKRSLEFRRTVTERETHGPVEAVKSGDFEARLVGQSPKIKRLTAQLKKLATAHTPVLISGEAGTGHEIAAELLHASGPAADKPMVRIDCRLSSMESLRSGLLGENGAGGTWVQQAKGGTLFLTHLQSLPKEAQSELISVIRNNAHNFRLICATEEDLEKLSEAGAFNEELFYRIAALPVEMPPMRERTEDIPLLLKSIAAKVSNPQIDPRLVEFSADALATLRTCRWPGNLDEFTQVISQILTTTEARVVTSAQLPLRLHELKDWPKLSDYLAGQEKLYITRVLNACQGDKAKAAKILGVDPAQLD; from the coding sequence ATGGCCTCCATCCTCATCGTCGACGACCTCATCTCCATCCACGAGATGCTGGAGGCCGTGATCCAGCCGAGCGGCCACAAGACCTCCTTCGCCACCGACGGGGAAAAGGCGCTGGTGCGCTACAAGGCCGAAAAATTCGACCTGGTCCTGTGCGACATCGACATGAAGCCGATGGACGGCATCACGTTGCTCAAGCAGCTGAAGCTGTATGACCCGGGCGCGGTGGTCGTGATCATGACGGCCTACGCCAGCACCGAGAGCGCCATCCAGGCGCTCAAACACGGCGCCTTCGATTACCTGCAGAAGCCTTTCAAGGTGGACGAACTGATGAGCGCGCTGAAGCGCAGCCTCGAGTTCCGCCGCACGGTCACCGAGCGCGAGACCCACGGCCCGGTGGAGGCGGTCAAGAGCGGCGACTTTGAGGCCCGCTTGGTCGGCCAAAGCCCCAAGATCAAGCGGTTGACCGCCCAGCTCAAGAAACTGGCGACCGCCCACACGCCTGTGCTCATATCCGGCGAGGCCGGCACCGGCCACGAGATTGCCGCCGAACTGCTGCACGCCTCGGGCCCGGCGGCGGACAAACCGATGGTCCGTATCGACTGCCGCCTGAGCAGCATGGAAAGCCTGCGGAGCGGCCTGCTGGGTGAAAACGGCGCCGGCGGCACCTGGGTGCAGCAGGCCAAGGGCGGCACCCTGTTCCTGACGCACCTCCAGAGCCTGCCCAAAGAGGCCCAGTCCGAACTGATTTCCGTCATCCGCAACAACGCGCACAATTTCCGCCTCATCTGCGCTACCGAGGAGGACTTGGAGAAGCTTTCAGAAGCGGGCGCGTTCAACGAGGAGCTCTTCTACCGGATCGCCGCCCTGCCGGTGGAGATGCCGCCCATGCGGGAGCGCACGGAGGACATTCCGCTCCTGCTCAAGAGCATCGCCGCCAAGGTTTCCAATCCGCAGATCGACCCCCGGCTCGTGGAGTTTTCCGCCGACGCTCTGGCCACGCTCCGGACTTGTCGCTGGCCGGGCAACCTGGACGAATTTACCCAGGTCATCTCCCAGATTCTCACCACCACGGAGGCCCGGGTGGTGACCTCGGCCCAGCTGCCGCTCCGGCTGCATGAACTGAAAGACTGGCCCAAGCTCTCCGACTACCTCGCCGGTCAGGAAAAACTCTACATCACACGGGTGCTCAACGCCTGCCAGGGTGACAAGGCCAAGGCGGCCAAGATCCTCGGCGTCGATCCCGCGCAGCTGGACTGA